The Erigeron canadensis isolate Cc75 chromosome 4, C_canadensis_v1, whole genome shotgun sequence genome window below encodes:
- the LOC122598559 gene encoding protein EI24 homolog, whose protein sequence is MENMGPLISSYRTKLKQTSMLWILGFREACCLHRVVIYCLRSKQLMIRTGQCFLLNGFIFLGSIFILRSVVIPALHWILPSTTVEGYEETCSSEMPIRLYALLRLGLLQLIYALWFYPLYIFSFILSTIWYNDIAQFGLMVTGKNGPKNSTLSSQKEPSTSQKATNVDKPTDLGRVMIGIAEQGYSVLLLSFFFLEVYLTGFVPYVGKLLNFVLLSWMYAYYCFEYKWNFSGLSLDKRLDFFETNWAFFAGFGSPCVLAIFFFSPLVSYGVMAVLFPLFVLTAAGSDAESVVNSQKENWGGEELGKLPIFFVADKLLMRILSLLPMESHAQTSEKKSL, encoded by the exons ATGGAAAACATGGGGCCTTTGATATCAAGTTACCGTACTAAACTGAAACAGACATCGATGTTATGGATTTTAGGTTTCCGAGAAGCTTGCTGTCTTCACAGAGTAGTCATCTACTGTCTCAG GTCAAAGCAACTGATGATCCGAACTGGCCAGTGCTTTCTCTTAAATGGCTTCATCTTTTTAGGAAg TATTTTTATTCTAAGATCTGTAGTCATTCCAGCGCTGCACTGGATATTACCATCTACAACTGTGGAAGGTTATGAAGAGACATGTTCATCGGAGATGCCTATAAGACTGTATGCCCTCTTACGACTCGGACTTTTACAACTTATTTAT GCTCTATGGTTCTACCCTTTATACATCTTCAGCTTCATTTTAAGCACTATCTG GTACAATGATATTGCTCAGTTTGGTCTTATGGTGACCGGGAAAAATGGACCAAAGAATTCAACTCTATCTAGCCAAAAGGAGCCATCAACTTCTCAAAAGGCAACAAATGTTGACAAACCAACTGACCTCGGCCG GGTTATGATAGGAATAGCGGAACAGGGCTATTCAGTCCTCTTGTTGAGCTTTTTCTTCCTGGag GTCTACCTCACAGGTTTTGTACCATATGTTGGGAAGTTACTCAATTTTGTACTTCTTTCGTGGATGTATGCCTATTATTGCTTTGA GTATAAATGGAACTTCTCTGGCCTGAGTCTGGATAAAAGGCTTGACTTTTTCGAGACTAACTGGGCATTCTTTGCTGGTTTTG GATCTCCTTGTGTTTTGGCTATATTCTTCTTTTCTCCTTTGGTGAGTTACGGGGTAATGGCTGTACTCTTTCCACTG TTTGTTTTGACTGCAGCAGGCTCAGATGCTGAGAGTGTCGTTAACTCTCAAAAAGAAAATTGGGGAGGTGAAGAATTAGGAAAACTTCCTATATTTTTTGTTGCAGATAAGCTACT GATGCGAATCTTGTCTCTTCTCCCTATGGAATCTCATGCTCAAACATCTGAGAAGAAATCACTCTGA
- the LOC122595409 gene encoding probable mediator of RNA polymerase II transcription subunit 26b, translating to MEEYLGNANNVDIFEFIKKAITVAATDYPDEFRNNKDKIIETLYSCNKNTQEDDSQKQSIPKASKTACDLPKAKRPTIRIVYRQGVAEVFRIKEVLEGESESVAIICDLLTKLRYMGLSVNTLEVTGIGKTVSVLRKHASKEVGQVASRLLKEWKDMVEEWLKNNNDASCVVHQTLSDEENKAAKGQVIIDQEKISKDMYSKELLIQDKIKRLEQPMEKQNRTITQRANNQTVDVVVKKVVLPAVLKPVVNMVAKTQSGIASHSIKSTESLVIPHHQQSKQIIDAAARMPKRIEKTTEEKLEAVKRKLHQAYEDAENMKKRRTQMLAFHQLPKKGLLPEKTLHIKPRGHQLRRPGNNAIRSVVQAY from the coding sequence ATGGAAGAATACTTAGGGAATGCGAATAATGTCGATATATTTGAGTTTATCAAGAAAGCCATCACGGTGGCTGCTACTGACTACCCAGACGAATTTCGCAATAACAAAGACAAAATAATCGAAACTCTCTATTCGTGTAACAAAAACACCCAAGAAGATGATTCGCAAAAACAAAGTATCCCAAAGGCTTCAAAGACGGCTTGTGATCTGCCAAAGGCTAAAAGACCGACTATTCGTATTGTTTATCGTCAAGGGGTTGCTGAGGTTTTCAGGATCAAAGAGGTTCTTGAAGGCGAATCTGAATCGGTGGCAATCATCTGTGACTTGTTAACCAAGCTTCGATACATGGGGTTAAGTGTGAACACTCTGGAGGTGACTGGGATAGGAAAGACAGTTAGCGTTCTTCGGAAACATGCATCCAAAGAAGTTGGTCAGGTCGCGAGTAGACTCTTGAAAGAATGGAAAGATATGGTGGAAGAATGGCTCAAGAATAATAATGATGCAAGTTGTGTTGTGCACCAGACTTTATCAGATGAAGAAAACAAGGCTGCAAAGGGTCAAGTGATCATCGATCAAGAGAAGATCAGTAAGGATATGTATTCAAAGGAATTGTTGATTCAAGACAAAATAAAGAGATTAGAGCAACCCATGGAAAAACAAAACCGAACCATCACACAACGAGCCAACAATCAAACCGTGGATGTAGTGGTCAAGAAAGTAGTGTTGCCTGCAGTTTTGAAACCAGTAGTGAATATGGTTGCAAAAACTCAATCGGGGATCGCTTCACATAGTATAAAGAGTACAGAGAGTTTAGTGATTCCTCATCATCAACAAAGTAAACAAATAATAGATGCAGCAGCAAGGATGCCGAAAAGGATTGAAAAGACGACTGAAGAAAAACTCGAAGCTGTGAAAAGGAAACTGCATCAAGCTTACGAGGATGCCGAAAACATGAAGAAGAGACGAACACAAATGCTGGCGTTTCATCAACTACCAAAGAAGGGCCTTCTTCCGGAAAAAACTCTACACATTAAGCCTCGAGGCCACCAGTTGAGAAGACCTGGTAATAATGCGATTAGATCAGTGGTCCAAGCTTATTGA